The following proteins are encoded in a genomic region of Sorangiineae bacterium MSr12523:
- a CDS encoding precorrin-8X methylmutase — protein MRQMTALGRGIEDKSFAIIDAEVGAHDFPDAEWQVVRRVIHATADFEFRSLMRFSGDAITSGVRALRGGCPLVVDVKMIAVGLNEQRLASYGCHVHSFISDEDVIATAKANNSTRAIESMRKAHANGVLDGAIVAIGNAPTALLEVLRLVREEGARPALVIGVPVGFVSAEESKDALIASEGVPFIAARGRKGGSPIAVAIVHALLMLSAQNEGSASS, from the coding sequence ATGCGACAGATGACCGCGCTCGGACGCGGCATCGAGGACAAGAGCTTCGCCATCATCGACGCCGAGGTCGGCGCCCACGATTTCCCCGACGCCGAATGGCAAGTCGTGCGGCGAGTCATCCACGCCACCGCGGACTTCGAGTTTCGCTCGCTGATGCGCTTCAGCGGCGATGCCATCACCTCGGGGGTGCGTGCCCTTCGCGGCGGGTGCCCGCTGGTGGTCGACGTCAAGATGATCGCCGTCGGCCTCAACGAGCAGCGCCTCGCTTCGTACGGCTGCCACGTGCACTCGTTCATCTCCGACGAAGACGTGATCGCCACGGCCAAGGCGAACAACTCGACGCGTGCCATCGAGTCGATGCGCAAAGCCCACGCGAACGGCGTTCTGGACGGCGCCATCGTGGCCATCGGCAATGCGCCGACGGCGTTGCTGGAGGTGTTGCGGCTCGTGCGCGAGGAAGGCGCCCGCCCGGCGCTGGTCATCGGCGTGCCGGTCGGGTTCGTATCCGCCGAGGAGTCGAAGGATGCGCTCATTGCTTCCGAGGGGGTGCCCTTCATCGCCGCGCGAGGCCGCAAAGGCGGGAGCCCCATCGCCGTCGCCATCGTGCATGCGCTGTTGATGCTTTCCGCGCAAAACGAGGGGAGCGCGTCGTCGTGA
- the cbiE gene encoding precorrin-6y C5,15-methyltransferase (decarboxylating) subunit CbiE, with protein MKQRAVTVIGMGDDGCAGLTSRAANAVARAQVLVGGERHLAFFPQFTGERIPLKGGLGAALDRAAQLAEEHHVCVLASGDPLFFGVGPMIAKRLGTEHVEFLPAPSSIQWAFARTGIAWEDADIVSVHGRSIDGFVARLRRSTKVAVLTDAENTPARLAARLIEHGDGAWNAWVCERLSGPEERVRRFALADLAAEKDIDPLNVLLLVRSDEAWRTPPAIPYLHEDAFAKRMPKNGLITKREVRLLSLASLAIRPDAVVWDIGAGSGSVSIEAAMLAPRGAVYAIEVDPEGVAICRDNVRTHGTDNVHVIEGRAPEVLVGLPAPDAVFVGGSKGSMADIVIASLDALRPGGRLVVNAVTMENVAEAYAVLRARELDPDITLVQISRGVPLARYRRYEALNPIHIMAVEKT; from the coding sequence GTGAAGCAGCGCGCCGTTACCGTGATCGGCATGGGCGACGATGGCTGCGCAGGCTTGACGAGCCGCGCGGCCAACGCCGTGGCACGCGCCCAGGTGCTCGTGGGCGGGGAGCGCCACCTGGCCTTCTTTCCGCAGTTCACCGGCGAGCGCATTCCGCTCAAGGGCGGGCTCGGCGCGGCACTGGATCGTGCCGCGCAGCTTGCCGAGGAGCACCACGTCTGCGTGCTCGCATCGGGCGATCCGCTGTTTTTCGGGGTGGGTCCCATGATTGCCAAGCGGCTCGGGACGGAGCACGTGGAGTTCCTTCCCGCGCCGAGCTCCATCCAGTGGGCGTTCGCGCGCACCGGCATCGCCTGGGAGGACGCGGACATCGTGTCGGTGCACGGGCGGAGCATCGATGGCTTCGTCGCGCGCCTTCGCCGCAGCACCAAGGTGGCCGTGCTCACCGACGCCGAAAACACGCCGGCCCGGCTGGCAGCGCGGCTCATCGAGCACGGCGACGGCGCGTGGAACGCGTGGGTCTGCGAGCGCCTCTCGGGCCCCGAAGAGCGCGTGCGCCGGTTCGCGTTGGCCGATCTCGCGGCGGAGAAGGACATCGACCCGCTGAACGTGCTCCTGCTCGTCCGCAGCGACGAGGCATGGCGCACGCCTCCGGCCATCCCGTACCTGCACGAGGACGCCTTCGCCAAGCGGATGCCCAAAAATGGGCTCATCACGAAGCGCGAGGTGCGCCTCTTGTCGCTCGCGTCGCTGGCCATCCGCCCCGACGCCGTCGTCTGGGACATCGGCGCTGGGTCGGGCTCCGTCTCCATCGAGGCTGCGATGCTCGCGCCGCGCGGCGCCGTCTACGCCATCGAGGTCGACCCCGAGGGCGTGGCCATCTGCCGTGACAACGTGCGCACCCACGGCACCGACAACGTGCACGTCATCGAAGGAAGGGCCCCCGAGGTGCTCGTGGGTCTTCCCGCGCCCGATGCCGTCTTCGTCGGCGGAAGCAAGGGAAGCATGGCCGATATCGTCATCGCATCGCTCGATGCACTTCGCCCCGGCGGACGCCTCGTGGTCAACGCCGTCACCATGGAGAACGTGGCCGAGGCCTACGCCGTGCTGCGCGCACGCGAGCTCGATCCGGACATCACCTTGGTCCAGATCTCCCGCGGCGTCCCGTTGGCGCGCTACCGCCGCTACGAGGCACTGAATCCGATTCACATCATGGCGGTGGAAAAAACATGA
- the cobI gene encoding precorrin-2 C(20)-methyltransferase translates to MTALGTLYGVGAGPGASDLLTLRAVNVLKSVDVLALPRSSDYGASVAWEIIAPALGELAELPPSQTRLRLTFPMSKDPARVRPHVESAVNAIGAHLVEGRSVAFVTEGDPSVFSTFGYVRQEAQKRWPELRVEVVPGVTSITAVASIGGVPLADGHERVAIVPATYGVDDLVDLLRRFDTVVLMKLGAEMPIILAALEQTGLTDRAFFVHKATMAEQRFEPDVRKVRDEHGGCFSMLIVKRRDRSGVLLGNEP, encoded by the coding sequence ATGACCGCGCTGGGAACCCTTTACGGCGTGGGTGCAGGCCCGGGCGCCTCCGACCTGCTCACCTTGCGCGCGGTGAACGTGCTCAAGTCCGTCGACGTCCTCGCGCTGCCGCGAAGCTCCGACTACGGCGCCTCCGTCGCGTGGGAGATCATCGCGCCTGCGCTCGGCGAGTTGGCCGAACTCCCGCCTTCGCAAACGCGCCTGCGCCTCACGTTTCCCATGAGCAAAGACCCGGCACGCGTGCGTCCCCACGTGGAGTCCGCGGTGAACGCCATCGGTGCGCACTTGGTGGAGGGGCGCTCTGTTGCCTTCGTCACCGAAGGGGACCCTTCCGTCTTTAGCACCTTCGGCTACGTGCGGCAGGAAGCGCAGAAGCGCTGGCCCGAGTTGCGGGTCGAGGTCGTGCCCGGCGTCACCTCCATCACCGCGGTGGCCTCCATCGGCGGGGTGCCGCTCGCCGACGGGCACGAGCGTGTGGCCATCGTGCCCGCGACCTACGGCGTCGACGACTTGGTCGACCTGCTTCGCCGCTTCGACACGGTGGTGCTCATGAAGCTTGGCGCAGAGATGCCCATCATCCTCGCCGCCTTGGAGCAGACGGGCCTCACCGACCGCGCCTTTTTCGTCCACAAGGCCACCATGGCCGAGCAGCGCTTCGAGCCCGACGTGCGCAAGGTGCGCGACGAGCATGGCGGCTGCTTCTCGATGCTCATCGTCAAACGCCGCGATCGCAGCGGCGTGCTTCTTGGGAACGAACCATGA
- a CDS encoding cobalamin biosynthesis protein, translating into MITARRPFAVYAITRHGIAIAQRLMAGLPDADLFVSAKLASLAPATAKPFALPMGPLLKETFTAYDAHIFIISVGAVVRMIAPLLENKKVDPAIVCVDDAARFSICVLSGHVGRGNVFTDRVASILGAASVVTTASDAIGTLTVDILGRDLGWTLDDMDRNVTRGCAAVVNATPVLFVQETGEPNWWPLDRALPEGVRYATSLEGVDPAAWEILLIASDRTRLDPAAWENSVVYRPKSLVVGLGCDRGASIEMVERGVDALLKEHGLSPKSVKAIATIDKKGDEEAFLALSERRQWPLRTFTPEQLDVVPGIENPSETVKRYVGARGVAEPAALLAAGAEKLLVPKQTYTEEGAGRSMTFAVARIPFPKRKEIES; encoded by the coding sequence ATGATCACCGCACGCCGCCCCTTCGCCGTCTACGCCATCACCCGCCACGGCATCGCCATCGCGCAACGCCTCATGGCCGGCCTTCCCGATGCGGATCTCTTCGTCTCCGCCAAGCTTGCCTCCCTCGCGCCCGCGACGGCAAAGCCTTTCGCGCTTCCCATGGGCCCGCTCTTGAAGGAGACGTTCACCGCCTACGACGCGCACATTTTCATCATCAGCGTCGGCGCGGTGGTGCGCATGATCGCGCCGCTCCTCGAGAACAAGAAGGTCGATCCGGCCATCGTCTGCGTCGACGACGCGGCCCGCTTTTCCATCTGCGTGCTCTCCGGCCACGTGGGTCGCGGAAATGTTTTCACCGATCGCGTCGCCTCCATTTTGGGCGCCGCGTCCGTGGTGACCACCGCATCCGACGCCATCGGCACACTCACCGTCGACATCCTCGGCCGCGACCTCGGGTGGACCCTCGACGACATGGATCGCAACGTCACCCGAGGCTGCGCTGCCGTGGTGAATGCCACGCCCGTTCTCTTCGTTCAAGAAACGGGGGAGCCGAATTGGTGGCCCCTCGACCGCGCGCTGCCCGAGGGCGTGCGTTATGCGACGAGCCTCGAGGGGGTCGATCCTGCGGCCTGGGAAATCTTGCTCATCGCGAGCGACCGCACGCGCCTCGACCCGGCGGCGTGGGAAAACTCCGTCGTGTACCGGCCCAAAAGCCTCGTCGTGGGCCTCGGCTGCGATCGCGGAGCGTCGATCGAGATGGTGGAGCGCGGGGTGGACGCGCTCTTGAAGGAGCACGGCCTGTCGCCCAAGTCGGTGAAGGCCATCGCCACCATCGACAAGAAAGGCGATGAGGAAGCCTTTCTCGCCTTGAGCGAACGCCGGCAGTGGCCACTGCGCACCTTCACGCCGGAGCAACTCGATGTCGTTCCCGGAATCGAGAACCCCTCGGAAACCGTGAAACGCTACGTGGGGGCGCGCGGTGTGGCGGAGCCGGCGGCGTTGCTCGCGGCGGGGGCGGAGAAACTCCTGGTGCCCAAGCAGACGTACACCGAAGAAGGCGCCGGGAGGTCGATGACCTTCGCCGTCGCACGCATTCCGTTTCCAAAGCGGAAGGAGATCGAGTCATGA
- the cobJ gene encoding precorrin-3B C(17)-methyltransferase, producing MSDVFGDTPAAKGVLSIVGIGPGASQHTSPAALEAIVSADVVVGYITYIKLVRDLIEGKEVIRTGMTEEIGRARAAVERARDGAKVAIISSGDAGVYGMAGLVFQVLQEIGWKRGDSPELRIVPGMTALNSCASLVGAPLGHDFCAISLSDLLTPWPVITRRIEAAASADFVIGLYNPASGRRTRQIVEAHDIIARYRPGNTPVALVKSAYRKLENAVLTDLDHFLEFEIGMLTTVLVGSSNTFVFEGYMVTPRGYTNKYTWDGNAIAGQTPGRSLVLPEGE from the coding sequence ATGAGTGATGTCTTTGGTGATACGCCAGCAGCAAAAGGCGTGCTCTCGATCGTCGGCATCGGGCCCGGCGCGTCGCAACACACCTCGCCGGCCGCCTTGGAGGCCATTGTCTCGGCCGATGTGGTGGTCGGTTACATCACGTACATCAAGTTGGTGCGCGACCTCATCGAGGGCAAAGAGGTGATCCGCACCGGCATGACCGAGGAGATCGGCCGCGCCCGCGCCGCCGTCGAGCGCGCGCGCGATGGCGCCAAGGTGGCCATCATTTCCTCGGGCGACGCGGGCGTGTACGGCATGGCGGGCCTCGTTTTCCAGGTGCTCCAGGAGATCGGCTGGAAGCGCGGCGACTCGCCCGAGCTGCGCATCGTGCCGGGTATGACCGCGCTCAATTCGTGTGCCTCGCTGGTGGGTGCGCCGCTCGGTCACGACTTTTGCGCCATCTCGCTTTCCGACTTGCTCACGCCGTGGCCGGTCATCACCCGCCGCATCGAGGCTGCCGCATCCGCGGATTTCGTCATTGGCTTGTACAATCCGGCGAGCGGAAGGCGCACGCGTCAAATCGTGGAGGCGCACGACATCATCGCGCGCTACCGCCCGGGCAATACGCCGGTCGCCTTGGTGAAGAGCGCGTACCGCAAGCTCGAGAACGCGGTGCTGACCGATCTGGATCACTTCCTGGAGTTCGAGATCGGGATGCTGACCACCGTGCTCGTCGGCTCGAGCAACACGTTCGTCTTCGAGGGCTACATGGTGACGCCGCGCGGGTACACGAACAAGTACACCTGGGACGGCAACGCCATCGCAGGGCAAACGCCGGGGCGGTCGTTGGTGCTGCCGGAGGGCGAGTAA
- a CDS encoding precorrin-3B C(17)-methyltransferase — protein sequence MSRVTRLSGAILAESQGEYFLIGNTKSPCDWAAAGFEPPGELDPLKRPYIRLSGRGSGDARGGALILDLEGEPLAQALAQRFLIERNGSVSERLWRLVLHGGDPDAEGIPDADVDARWLGEIPAPLWQIIRDTVLRCL from the coding sequence ATGTCGCGCGTGACGCGTCTTTCCGGCGCCATCCTGGCCGAGTCCCAGGGTGAGTATTTTTTGATTGGGAATACGAAGTCGCCGTGCGACTGGGCCGCCGCCGGCTTCGAACCACCGGGCGAACTCGATCCATTGAAGCGACCGTACATCCGTCTTTCGGGTCGCGGTTCAGGGGACGCGCGCGGGGGGGCCTTGATCCTCGACCTCGAAGGCGAACCCCTCGCCCAGGCCTTGGCCCAACGCTTCCTCATCGAGCGAAACGGCTCGGTGAGTGAGCGCCTCTGGCGTCTCGTCCTCCACGGCGGCGATCCCGACGCCGAGGGCATCCCCGACGCCGACGTCGACGCCCGCTGGCTCGGCGAAATCCCCGCCCCCCTTTGGCAAATCATCCGCGACACCGTCCTTCGCTGCCTCTAG
- the cobM gene encoding precorrin-4 C(11)-methyltransferase has product MRVYIIGAGPGDPKLITLRGAELIAQCPVVLYTGSLVPKEVVAMASPEAKVLDSSSMTLDQILEVIIEARDAGHDVARVHTGDPAIFGSTAEQMRKMAELGIEYEIIPGVSSFTAAAAALGRELTLPELSQTVILSRAEGRTPMPEREKLQELAAHRATLCLFLSITLLRDVTEALIPSYGADCPVAVVHKASCPDQRIVQGTLADIREKVRAAGIKSQSMILVGHVLTATHFANSKLYDPEFSHRFRRAVRPPRTTDGDAS; this is encoded by the coding sequence ATGCGCGTCTACATCATTGGAGCCGGTCCCGGCGATCCCAAGCTCATCACCCTTCGCGGCGCGGAGCTCATTGCGCAATGCCCCGTCGTTCTGTACACGGGCTCCCTCGTGCCGAAGGAGGTCGTCGCCATGGCGAGCCCCGAGGCCAAGGTGCTCGATTCCTCGAGCATGACCTTGGACCAGATCCTCGAGGTCATCATCGAGGCCCGCGACGCCGGCCATGACGTCGCGCGCGTGCACACGGGCGATCCGGCCATCTTCGGTTCCACCGCGGAGCAGATGCGCAAGATGGCGGAACTCGGCATCGAATACGAGATCATCCCCGGCGTCTCCTCGTTCACCGCGGCGGCGGCGGCCCTGGGACGCGAGCTCACCTTGCCGGAGCTCTCGCAGACCGTGATCCTCAGCCGCGCCGAGGGGCGTACACCGATGCCCGAGCGCGAGAAGCTGCAGGAGCTCGCCGCCCATCGCGCGACGCTGTGCCTCTTTTTGAGCATCACGTTGCTGCGCGACGTGACCGAGGCGCTGATCCCGTCCTACGGTGCCGACTGCCCCGTGGCCGTGGTGCACAAGGCCAGCTGCCCCGATCAGCGGATCGTGCAGGGCACCCTCGCCGACATTCGCGAAAAGGTGCGCGCCGCCGGGATCAAATCGCAATCGATGATCCTCGTGGGGCATGTTCTCACGGCCACGCACTTCGCCAATTCGAAGCTGTACGATCCCGAGTTCAGCCACCGCTTCCGCCGCGCCGTGCGTCCCCCGCGCACCACGGACGGAGACGCCTCGTGA
- the cobO gene encoding cob(I)yrinic acid a,c-diamide adenosyltransferase, with protein sequence MSTAQKEPPRGLLVVYTGHGKGKTTAALGMVFRALGRGLRVTVVQFIKGKWKTGERLFAETLPQLRFHVMGLGFTWESDDLARDKAAARAAWETARQEIASGERDLVVLDELTYTFHYDFLPLEEVLEALRTRPAHVHVVITGRNAPEALLEMADLVSEMVAVKHPFTAGVKAQIGVDF encoded by the coding sequence GTGAGCACGGCGCAAAAAGAGCCGCCGCGTGGCCTGCTCGTGGTCTACACGGGGCACGGCAAGGGCAAGACGACGGCCGCCTTGGGCATGGTCTTTCGTGCCCTGGGGCGCGGTCTTCGCGTCACGGTGGTGCAGTTCATCAAGGGCAAATGGAAAACGGGCGAGCGCCTCTTTGCCGAGACATTGCCCCAGTTGCGCTTTCACGTCATGGGGCTCGGCTTTACATGGGAAAGCGACGACCTCGCGCGCGACAAAGCCGCAGCGCGCGCGGCTTGGGAAACGGCGCGCCAGGAAATCGCCTCGGGTGAGCGCGATTTGGTGGTGCTCGACGAGCTCACGTACACCTTCCACTACGACTTCCTCCCGCTGGAGGAGGTGCTCGAGGCCCTGCGCACGCGCCCTGCGCACGTGCACGTGGTCATCACTGGACGCAATGCGCCCGAAGCGCTGCTCGAGATGGCCGATCTGGTGAGCGAGATGGTTGCCGTCAAGCACCCCTTCACCGCGGGCGTGAAGGCGCAGATCGGGGTGGACTTCTGA
- a CDS encoding cobyrinate a,c-diamide synthase yields MSDLAFPRLVIAGTSSGVGKTTVTVALARALRARGLRVALFKCGPDYLDPTYHARAIDAPSQNLDGWMMGHEAVRATFAHAARDADISLIEGVMGLYDGASPTGEEGSTAEIAKWLEAPVVLVVDAGGMARSIAALVGGFASFDPKLHVAAAIANRVGSRSHLDLLRRALRTPPILGGFPRDEEHAFAERHLGLRTADESALPASLLDHWAEQASSWFSLDALLALATSVLPVPVPVRVPMPATSGCRIAIARDDAFHFYYADNLRRLESLGAELVPFSPMRDATLPDADGLYLGGGYPEVHAAALSANVAMREAVASFAQAGGPIYAECGGLMYLTQAIVTTDGERHPMVGLVPTEARMCAKLQALGYVEVETQTKTILGGAGSRFRGHQFRYSELSPEPPPSIERVYSLRRRRGDETSREGFRIGNVIASYVHAHWASNPRIAASFVESCAAYRKTRTP; encoded by the coding sequence ATGAGCGACCTTGCGTTTCCGCGGCTCGTGATCGCCGGTACGTCCAGTGGGGTGGGCAAGACCACGGTCACCGTGGCCTTGGCGCGTGCCCTTCGCGCGCGTGGCCTTCGGGTGGCGCTGTTCAAGTGCGGGCCCGACTACCTCGATCCGACGTACCACGCGCGGGCCATCGACGCGCCTTCGCAGAACCTCGATGGCTGGATGATGGGCCACGAGGCCGTGCGCGCGACCTTCGCCCATGCCGCACGCGACGCCGACATTTCGCTCATCGAGGGCGTGATGGGCCTCTACGATGGCGCCAGCCCCACCGGCGAGGAAGGCTCCACTGCGGAAATCGCCAAGTGGCTCGAAGCGCCGGTGGTTCTCGTGGTCGACGCGGGCGGAATGGCCCGCAGCATCGCCGCCCTCGTGGGGGGCTTCGCGAGCTTCGACCCGAAGCTTCACGTCGCCGCGGCGATCGCCAACCGCGTCGGGAGCCGAAGCCACCTCGATCTTCTGCGCCGCGCCTTGCGCACGCCGCCGATCTTGGGCGGCTTCCCCCGCGATGAGGAACACGCCTTCGCCGAGCGCCACCTCGGCCTTCGCACCGCCGACGAAAGCGCCCTGCCGGCTTCGCTCCTCGATCATTGGGCGGAACAAGCTTCGTCGTGGTTCTCGCTCGACGCGCTTCTGGCCCTCGCCACGTCGGTGCTGCCCGTGCCCGTGCCCGTGCGCGTGCCCATGCCCGCGACCTCTGGCTGCCGCATCGCCATCGCCCGCGATGACGCCTTCCACTTCTACTACGCCGACAACCTCCGCCGCCTCGAATCCCTCGGCGCCGAGCTCGTGCCCTTCTCGCCGATGCGCGACGCGACGCTCCCCGATGCGGACGGCCTCTACCTCGGCGGAGGCTATCCCGAGGTCCACGCCGCGGCCCTCTCGGCCAATGTGGCCATGCGCGAAGCCGTCGCCTCCTTCGCCCAGGCCGGAGGCCCCATTTACGCCGAATGCGGAGGGCTCATGTACCTCACGCAGGCCATCGTCACCACCGACGGCGAACGTCACCCCATGGTGGGCCTCGTTCCAACGGAAGCTCGCATGTGCGCCAAGCTGCAGGCCCTCGGCTACGTCGAGGTCGAAACGCAAACGAAGACCATCCTCGGCGGCGCCGGTTCGCGCTTCCGCGGCCACCAATTCCGCTACTCCGAGCTATCCCCCGAGCCCCCGCCCAGCATCGAGCGCGTATATTCCCTCCGTCGCCGCCGAGGTGACGAAACCTCGCGAGAAGGCTTCCGCATCGGCAACGTCATTGCTTCGTACGTCCATGCGCACTGGGCATCCAACCCGCGCATCGCCGCATCGTTCGTCGAAAGTTGCGCCGCGTATCGAAAGACGCGCACGCCATGA
- a CDS encoding adenosylcobinamide amidohydrolase produces the protein MNASAQLLPAPLEVTLALAERDRWLIASFAETVRACSWAIVGGGLADVRHVAWLEVRNGDLRPSVDPARMLTERLHARGLHFAVGLLTSANIAHYIDDSAEQGGVTARCLATVGLGNALRAGDPPWLACRIGTINTMVYIDTPLTDEALLEASAIATEAKCAAVLEAGVRSRISGRPATGTGTDCTVVACARSNARGAPYAGKHTAIGSVVGGAVESAIAEGVRRWKETSP, from the coding sequence ATGAACGCCAGCGCGCAACTGCTCCCGGCCCCCCTGGAGGTGACATTGGCCCTCGCCGAGCGCGATCGCTGGCTCATTGCCTCCTTCGCCGAGACCGTGCGCGCCTGCAGTTGGGCCATCGTGGGCGGTGGCCTCGCCGATGTTCGGCATGTCGCTTGGCTCGAAGTGCGCAATGGCGATCTTCGCCCTTCGGTCGATCCCGCACGCATGCTCACCGAGCGCCTTCACGCGCGAGGCCTCCATTTTGCCGTCGGGCTCCTCACGAGTGCAAACATTGCACACTACATCGATGACTCGGCGGAACAGGGCGGCGTGACCGCACGGTGCCTGGCCACCGTCGGTCTGGGCAATGCCCTTCGCGCGGGAGATCCGCCCTGGCTCGCGTGCCGTATCGGCACGATCAACACGATGGTGTACATCGACACGCCGCTCACGGACGAGGCGTTGCTCGAGGCCAGCGCCATCGCGACCGAGGCCAAATGCGCGGCCGTCCTCGAGGCCGGTGTTCGCAGCCGGATCAGCGGCCGCCCCGCCACGGGCACCGGCACCGACTGCACCGTCGTTGCCTGCGCGCGGTCCAACGCGCGCGGTGCGCCGTATGCGGGAAAGCACACGGCCATCGGCTCCGTCGTGGGCGGCGCCGTGGAGAGCGCCATTGCCGAGGGCGTGCGCCGCTGGAAGGAGACCTCGCCATGA
- the cobU gene encoding bifunctional adenosylcobinamide kinase/adenosylcobinamide-phosphate guanylyltransferase, with protein MSFSLIGGGARSGKSAFALHRALQRGPKRLFIATAQAFDDEMRVRIDRHIAERGSDFTTLEAPHDLDEAIARVAQDPPDIAVIDCLTLWLSNLLLADAPHEAIERRVDALADALASASFHTWLVTNEVGMGLVPETPLGRAFRDISGRAHQRLARSASEVYLAALGTVLRLRPGPVELADP; from the coding sequence ATGAGCTTTTCCCTCATTGGTGGCGGTGCCCGCTCCGGCAAGAGCGCGTTTGCACTTCATCGCGCGCTGCAGCGCGGACCCAAGCGGCTCTTCATCGCCACCGCGCAGGCCTTCGACGATGAGATGCGCGTGCGCATCGATCGGCACATCGCCGAGCGCGGAAGCGACTTCACGACGTTGGAGGCCCCGCACGATCTCGACGAGGCCATTGCCCGCGTCGCGCAGGATCCCCCCGACATCGCCGTGATCGACTGCCTCACCTTGTGGCTCTCGAACCTGCTTCTCGCCGATGCCCCGCACGAGGCCATCGAGCGTCGCGTGGACGCGTTGGCCGATGCGCTCGCGTCGGCCTCGTTTCACACGTGGCTCGTGACCAACGAAGTCGGCATGGGCCTCGTTCCCGAAACGCCGCTCGGGCGCGCCTTCCGCGATATCAGCGGCCGTGCCCACCAGCGGCTCGCGCGTTCGGCCTCGGAGGTGTACCTCGCCGCGCTCGGCACGGTGTTGCGTCTGCGCCCTGGGCCCGTGGAGCTCGCGGACCCATGA
- the cbiB gene encoding adenosylcobinamide-phosphate synthase CbiB translates to MMAPLVLAAAYALDGAFGEPPNRLHPVAWMGSIIGHARRWALGAQGRWGQLARGAIVALAIPAAFAAMAHVVVNALGRSVWLATLGTALLLKPMFAVRALRDAAFTVRDALECGDVASARRGLGSLCSRKADHLEKEALVAATVESIAENISDSVVAPLLFFACFGLEGAVFYRAVNTLDAMMGYHGHLEYAGKAAARLDDLANLVPARFAALLLLVAGALTGARVGRGIAILRRDGARTESPNAGWPMATMAGLLGVRLTKPDHYALGDAVHPLEPAHITAAWRIASLAALGSLVTSALLSRGLHG, encoded by the coding sequence ATGATGGCGCCCCTCGTGCTTGCGGCCGCGTATGCCCTGGACGGCGCCTTTGGCGAGCCGCCGAATCGCCTCCACCCCGTGGCCTGGATGGGAAGCATCATCGGGCACGCCCGCCGCTGGGCGCTCGGTGCCCAAGGTCGATGGGGCCAGCTCGCGCGCGGTGCGATCGTGGCACTCGCCATCCCCGCCGCCTTCGCCGCAATGGCCCATGTCGTGGTGAATGCGCTGGGTCGCTCTGTGTGGCTCGCCACCTTGGGTACCGCGCTCCTGCTCAAGCCGATGTTCGCCGTGCGTGCGCTGCGCGATGCCGCCTTCACCGTGCGCGACGCCCTCGAGTGCGGCGATGTCGCGTCCGCGCGCCGAGGCCTGGGCAGCCTTTGCAGCCGCAAGGCCGACCATCTCGAGAAGGAGGCCCTGGTCGCAGCCACCGTCGAGTCCATCGCCGAGAACATCTCCGACAGCGTCGTCGCGCCGCTCCTGTTCTTCGCGTGCTTCGGCCTGGAGGGCGCCGTCTTCTACCGCGCCGTCAACACGCTGGACGCGATGATGGGCTACCACGGGCACCTGGAATACGCCGGAAAAGCCGCCGCACGCCTCGACGATCTCGCGAACCTCGTGCCCGCGCGCTTTGCCGCGTTGCTCTTGCTCGTGGCCGGCGCGCTCACCGGCGCACGCGTGGGGCGCGGCATCGCCATCCTCCGGCGCGATGGTGCCCGCACCGAGAGCCCCAACGCCGGATGGCCCATGGCCACCATGGCCGGGTTGCTCGGCGTGCGCCTCACCAAGCCCGATCACTACGCCCTCGGCGACGCCGTCCACCCCCTCGAGCCGGCGCACATCACGGCGGCGTGGCGCATCGCCTCGCTGGCCGCGTTGGGCTCTCTCGTCACCAGCGCGCTCCTGAGCCGAGGCCTCCATGGATAG